One genomic segment of Acanthochromis polyacanthus isolate Apoly-LR-REF ecotype Palm Island chromosome 9, KAUST_Apoly_ChrSc, whole genome shotgun sequence includes these proteins:
- the LOC110958065 gene encoding acyl-coenzyme A thioesterase 1-like isoform X2 encodes MHLDHFEEAVNFLKWHSKVGSKGIGVISRSKGGDIALSLAAFVPGVEAVVCINGCNANTAFPLYYKKRLILPPLSFDFKKFIPTESGAVIGTHVLDNPLAEENKDTLIPIERAKGHFLFVASEDDLNWDSKTYMDQMVERLKRHGKENFESVCYPGAGHLLEPPYGPHCESCPHYLSDKPGMWGGESRSHAAAEVHMWKKIQEFFRTHLSCDAAQLKANL; translated from the coding sequence GTGGGCAGTAAAGGAATTGGTGTAATATCAAGATCAAAGGGAGGAGATATTGCACTTTCACTTGCTGCTTTTGTGCCAGGTGTTGAAGCTGTAGTGTGCATCAATGGCTGCAACGCCAATacagcttttcctctctactACAAGAAACGTCTGATACTTCCGCCATTATCGTTTGACTTCAAGAAGTTCATTCCCACTGAGTCAGGGGCTGTCATTGGCACGCATGTTCTTGATAATCCCCTGGCAGAGGAGAACAAGGATACCCTGATCCCCATTGAAAGAGCAAAGGGACATTTCCTCTTTGTGGCCTCAGAGGATGACCTCAACTGGGACAGCAAGACTTACATGGACCAGATGGTGGAGAGACTGAAGCGTCATGGGAAGGAGAACTTTGAGAGTGTGTGTTACCCTGGAGCTGGACACCTACTGGAGCCACCTTATGGACCCCACTGCGAATCCTGCCCTCATTACTTAAGTGACAAACCAGGAATGTGGGGGGGTGAGTCCAGGTCCCATGCAGCAGCTGAGGTCCACATGTGGAAAAAGATCCAGGAGTTCTTCAGAACTCACCTGAGCTGTGATGCTGCACAGTTAAAAGCCAACTTATGA